The genomic stretch CTTCCTTTTTGGGAGAGGCAATACTGTCGCCATAAACGGAACTGGAGCTGGCATACACCACCCTCTTTACACCGGCATCTCTTGCAGCGATCAGCATGTTCAGGTAGCCTGTTGTATTGGCATCACTTGTTGCTACCGGATTTTTTATGGATCGGGGTACAGATCCTAAAGCAGCCTGGTGGGTCAGCAGACTCATCCCTTCGCATGCTTTTCGGCATTGCTCCGGATCAGTAATATCACCTTCGATAAATTCAAACTGGGGCATGTCCATGAAAGGCTCCAGATTTCTGATAAAACCATTGCTGAGATTATCAAAAACTCTTACCCTGGAAGCACCATGATGAAGTAGGTATTCCACGATATTTGAACCAATAAAACCTGCTCCGCCACTGATAAGGACGCTGGCATTTTTTATGGATTCATTATGATAGATGTTGTTGTATAGAGGAGGGGATGTCATAATCGGTTAAGCAAAAGTAAGATAAATTACTGATTAAAATTCCGCTTTATGATGATCCGTCAAATCGGCTTTCCGAACTGATTTCCCGCTAAATAATCTCTGCTGAATTTGCACTACCGGAGGTCATACTGCTTTTCGTAGTAATTTTTATATTCTCCGGACGTCACTTCATTCACCCATTGCTGGTTGTTTAAATACCAATCTACCGTTTTTTCTAAACCTTCTTCAAACTGTAAAGAGGGTTTCCAGCCCAGCTCCTTTTGTAGTTTTGAGGAATCAATAGCATAGCGCAGATCGTGTCCTGCTCTGTCTTTTACAAAAGTGATGAGCTTTGCGGATGTGCCTTCGGGTCTATTCAATTTACGATCCATTACCTTGCATAAAAGCTGAATCAGATCAATGTTCTTCCATTCATTGTGTCCGCCAATATTGTACGTCTCTCCATTTTTTCCATAATGATAGATGACATCAATGGCTACCGCATGGTCTTCTACAAATAACCAATCGCGGATATTTTCTCCTGTACCATATACCGGTACCGGTTTGTTGTTGCAGATATTGTTAATAGCAAGCGGAATCAATTTTTCCGGAAACTGAAAAGAGCCGTAGTTGTTAGAGCAATTCGAAATCAATGCAGGCAATCCATAGGTATCGTAATAAGCGCGTACCAGATGATCCGAACTCGCTTTCGATGCAGAGTAGGGGGAGTGTGGATCATAGCGGGTGTCTTCGGTAAAGAAACCGGAATTGCCCAGCGATCCATACACCTCATCTGTACTGATATGATAGAAACGCTTGTTGTTAAAATCGCCCTTCCAAATCTCTCTTGCCGCATTCAGGAGATTGACCGTTCCCACAATGTTGGTCATGATGAACTCCATCGGATTGGCGATGCTGCGGTCTACATGTGATTCAGCAGCCAGATGAATAACACCTTCAAAATCGTATTGGCGGAATATTTCCAGCATGAATTCACTGTCGCAAATATCTCCTTTCACAAAGCGATAATTAGGAGCACGATCAATGTCACGCAGATTCGCCAGATTGCCGGCATAGGTGAGTTTGTCCAGATTGATAATGGTGTAATCGGGATAGTTTTTGACAAAGCGTCGCACAACATGTGAACCAATAAATCCGGCTCCACCGGTAATAAGAATATTTTTTTTACTCATTGGATGTTTACTTTAATCGTTAATTGCAGAGGATAAAATTTACTGCCTGTTTATTTTGTATTCGGATGTAATGGTGGTGAAGTTGAATATTTCTGTGCTGGCATTTTTCCTCTAAAGGAGACCGCATAAACTGCAGGGAGCTATTTACTCGTTACCAATGATTTTTTCTGCAACACCTGTTCCCATGCCCAGGCGGAAGTGATCATGTCTTCCAGCGTATGCGTGGTCTTCCAGCCCAATTCTTTGTTGGCGTAGGAAGTGTCAGAATACACTTTTTCTACATCTCCACCACGGCGCTCCACGCATTCATAATTGACTTTTACGCCTGTTATTTTCTCGAATGCATTGATGATTTCAAGGACGGATAATCCGTTGCCGGTACCTAAATTAAAAAGCTCGTATTT from Bacteroidota bacterium encodes the following:
- the rfbB gene encoding dTDP-glucose 4,6-dehydratase yields the protein MSKKNILITGGAGFIGSHVVRRFVKNYPDYTIINLDKLTYAGNLANLRDIDRAPNYRFVKGDICDSEFMLEIFRQYDFEGVIHLAAESHVDRSIANPMEFIMTNIVGTVNLLNAAREIWKGDFNNKRFYHISTDEVYGSLGNSGFFTEDTRYDPHSPYSASKASSDHLVRAYYDTYGLPALISNCSNNYGSFQFPEKLIPLAINNICNNKPVPVYGTGENIRDWLFVEDHAVAIDVIYHYGKNGETYNIGGHNEWKNIDLIQLLCKVMDRKLNRPEGTSAKLITFVKDRAGHDLRYAIDSSKLQKELGWKPSLQFEEGLEKTVDWYLNNQQWVNEVTSGEYKNYYEKQYDLR